DNA sequence from the Thunnus maccoyii chromosome 7, fThuMac1.1, whole genome shotgun sequence genome:
ATACTGATTGACAAAGAAACTTTGGGAGATATCCGCCCCACCCACAGTTTTTAAAGATTcactctttgatttttttatagcACTCAATAATGCCCCCAAATTTCTAAATTTTCTCTCAACATTGCTGATTCTTTTTAAGCCCTTCTGTGAattgtgagtgagtgagtttcAAATTAACACAGTTACGGTGAAGaattcatttacaaaaaaaacaaaaaacaaatacaaactaCATTTTCAATAAACTTTTAACAGAAAGTCAGACTGATATACCAGGACCAGAACCGACCCAGTATGTCTGCAAGCCAACATGTTGGTGTGACACCAGCCTATACTCATGTTATATCAAATGATTccaagcagaaaacacaacaaattacaGCTTCAGCATACCATGAAACTGTGAATGAAACACCTCCCTTTCCATTTGCTTCTCAGCTGGTGGCTCACTATACCATCCTGACCCGGATCACCCAGCTGGGGATGATCATCTCcctcatctgtctgtccatgTGCATCTTCACCTTCTGGTTCTTCAGTGAGATCCAGAGCACCAGGACCACTATCCACAAGAACCTGTGCTGCAGTCTCTTCATGGCTGAGTTCATCTTTCTTGTGGGGatcaacatgaacacacataagGTAACGAACCCAGTGAAGCAAAGAAAAcctcctgtttgtgtttgtgaaagccTCACCTTTTATTCTgccatttaattaattaaacaccCTTCTCATTTCAATTATAAGTATATAAGTGATCACTCCGTCAAGCTAATGTGTCACACATTTTTTGttacacatttatttctctgtcttaCTCTTTCCCTCCTGGTTCAGTttcatatataaataacaatatcGGGATAAAATCATTTCTTTAATTGTaaaatctctgtctctctctcctcctctcttcttttgtcTGCTTCTTGGCAGCTTTTTTGCTCTGTTATTGCAGGGCTGCTGCACTATTTCTTCCTTGCAGCCTTTGCCTGGATGTGCATTGAGGGCATTCATCTGTACTTAATAGTGGTTGGCGTCATCTACAACAAAGGCTTCCTGCACCGTAACTTTTACATCTTCGGCTATGGAAGCCCAGCAGTGGTGGTGGCCATCTCCGCAACACTAGGTTCCAAGTATTATGGCACTGATAAAGTGTAAGTGTGAAAGATTTGAGTTTTTTTATGACACGTTTATGGTGTAGGTGTAGAGGTGAGAGTACAAAGACCTTTTCTAAAACTCAGGCAGCAACAgattatataaattataaacaCAAGGGAACACAGATTAAATTTGGCTTAGACAACCTGGTAGTGAGTGAGATAGTATAAAGagaatttgaataaaaatctataaataaaagCAGGTCTGCTGTTAATTCAtacaaaatgcaatttaaagATTGAGGTTATGCAGAATAGGTGCTGATTGTAACTTTTCTGATAGTTCATCTTGAACTTGTTAAGATAAGAAGGGTACTGGCCTTTACAATATTATCATGATTAAGATTAAGAGTGATATCATCTCAAGTAAAATGATAAAAGGTATTGCTTCCACAGGAGGAGGGAATATTGCAACAAAAACCCAAAGTCAGTCAGTAGAGGTTGTTATATaagattttctatatttgtattttaggTGTTGGCTGAGCACGGAAAACAACTTCATATGGAGTTTCATCGGGCCTGCATGTTTGATCATTCTGGTAAGATCCCTGAACAATAAAGAGTGAAGCAGATGTCTttgtaaaatggtaaaaaaaaaaaaaagactgtttaAGCATTAACTGGCAACATCAAATAGGGATAGTGTCAAAGACAAATATTCATTcaatggtgtgtgtttgttgtgtttgttttcatcgcTCTCCTTTAAGGTTAATCTCTTGGCTTTTGGAGTAATCATCTACAAAGTGTACCGCCATACTGCTGTGAAAAAACCTGAAATCAGCCACTATGAAAACATCAGGTGGGATTATCTGTAGTCTTGCTAAATCGttcaaaaaaatattgaaaatccAGTTCATCGAGTTCCTTATCTGATGGATAATGATATCTGATATGTGGTATTCTCACTATTTTAATTCTTTCAGTATCAAATTACAATTAGACCCTCATCTGTTGCGCTGATCCACACTCATTGTCACTCTCAGGTCCTGTGCCCGCGGTGCCTTGGCACTGCTGTTCGTGTTGGGTGCCACCTGGACCTTTGGAGTGCTACACATCCTCAATGAGACCACCCTCACTGCCTATCTGTTCACCATCTCCAATGCCTTCCAGGGGAtgttcatcttcatcttcctctgtgtgttgtCCAGAAAGGTAAAATCCTCATTCTGGCTGAACGTTCTCATTTGAATATAGATATTGCTCAAGAGCATCTTCACAGTACTTCATTGATAGGAAATGTATCATCTTTTTGCATattagaaaaaaagttttttcaatGCAGATTTTACTTGAATACAGTATAATTATGTTATATTCAAAATGTTGTATAGTCATCTAAATTCTACCTTTTAAATTCTGTTGTTCCAGATTCAGGAGGAGTACTACAGGCTTTTCAAAAACGTGCCATGTTGTTTTGAATGCCTGAGATGAATTAATGCAACCAAAGCTTGATCATCTGCACTCGTACAATAACAGTCGACACTCCAGCTTTGCAGCATCCTGTGACTCATGCTTTCATTTTCGGAAAAAGCAGTGGGAGGAATTGTTTAGTACAGATGTCTAATAAATATGAACACATAGCAGCAGCCATTTCTAAATCTCTTGTTTCCCCTTTCAAAGACTGTCACCATCTATACATGactttggtttattttatgttcAAGATATTTTTGTacaatgcacacatacaaatccttgtcatttaagacatttttctgataataATACTGGAATCaacatattttgtatattttcagtttaatttaatgCCTTCACAGTTATGAGCATTACACTCTGAATAACCTACACTGCCTGTTTTTTATCCTTTCTTGTGTTTGAAATTGATttgtaaattattaaaatgaatgtggCAAACCAACACATATCTGTGCTGCTCACTTCTTTTATGTGCAAAATCAATGGTCTTGTTTAATGcattctttcactctctgttcTTGAACATCACACAACTAAGTGTACAGTCTATTAAATATGAATTGTAAGGACTCATTCTCTTATAAGGTGCATGACAGTCAGTAGGAAGGCCAATGGCTCCATCTACTGGACATAATGAAAAAGACACTTTTCATTGTGAGCACCAACTCTGATGGCTGGCAACGTTTCCTGTTGCTGTTGTGCCTTTTACTATATTTGCCTGCAAAGTGAGACAGATTTTTCTCCATGTGTATATTGGTCTGTGTCTATGTCTGTTTGTGCTTTCCCTGTTGATatgatgtatgtatgttttcaCCGGGTTTTGTGCAAGGTTTGGgctatacatacagtaaataaaagttATACCTGTGTTTTACACTTAAAAATATTATAAGCACATCAATCCTCAACATTCTGTCTGTTAGGCTGCGAGGCATTGTCGTATAATGATTTCAAGCATCTGTCTAGGTTTGGATTGTAAAGCAAGTGCATCAAATCAATTATTACATTATGAATCTCTTACCCATCCGCAGAACCAGTGACTTGTAACAAGACGTTCAGCCCTCAGTCTTGTCCTAAAGTCCAGAATCTTTAACTGgtcatactgtactgtaactaGTCAGGAAACATATCAGACATGAACcaacaaaaaatgaagaatTGAAATATCATGCATTGTGTTACAGTAAATAATTCCTAATGTCTGCAGTTGTGTTTCTTCAAAGAGCTGAATGGACACAGGAGACTTGAACTCTACAATATTAGTATTATTTAACTGGCAAGAAAGCAATGTCAGGTGACCACAGCAGCAGTCCTTAGACTAATAATGGGCATGTCTTGTGCCCATTTAGACTCTGACTGACCCTCTaacttgcatttttttcttgacttCTATGTTTTCATGTGCATTGATTTCACACATGCCTGTGCATACAGAGGCATGTTATGTACACGCTGATTTAGAATAAATTCTGGGCAATAATTTGTTTGACACTGAAACATTTAGTAAATTTCCTACAGATGTTATTGGTCTACATCTCTGTTGGTCCTTGAGAAACACcctaaacattatttttacactataaaatattttctctttgtgaTAGTCTTTGTTTTGACGTGATTTTCACCATCTTTGAATCTCTTGACTTAAACCCAACCAGATTTAAAACTGGAACTGACTTCCACTCAAAAAGCTATACTGTAATGAgctctgtatatgtgtttgtaaaCCTAGACTTATTATAGTAGTGCTTTGCaggtcttttttgttttatcctgTCTCAGTACTGTGAAAAGTGGACAAGAATCCAGAATTCACTATAAGTAAGCACTAGCTTTGGCTGGCAAAGGTGTTTCTAAAAGTTACATCTCATCATCTCATTGCATCCTTCAACTTGAAGAATAATCAAGTGTGCATGACTAAACCCAACTAAACCCTGTCTTGTAATATTCAAAACAATCTAATTTTCTTTGTTGCCAATTTTTGGACAAAATGTGATATTGGCGCCCTCTATTGGGCAAtgctaaaattaaaaacaggaaagcaGATGATCAGGTGAAATGAAGCCTGAGAGTGAAAGAAGAACGATGGCTAAGAGAATCCTTATGAACGATTACACAAGGGACTGTGGAAGTGTAGTGCAATCTGAACATAACCCTAAGAGACGGTAAGAATGGACACTTAGGCTGATTGCCGCTTGATGTCATCACCCTGAGACTGCACGCATTAACAGGGCTGTTTGTGAAGCCCTTcaggcagagacacacactgttTGACTTTGTTGTGTCCAGGAGGTGGACACGTTTGTGATGTCAGGGGACAGTGATTTGCTTACAAAGTTCAAGATCAGGAGTTTCACTGATATTCAAGATGTAAAAGAGTAAACCAGCAAGCATCTTCTACTCCTTCGCTCCACATGGTTGGGTTTAACTGAGGGAATAAATGCATATCCCACTGGGTTCATCCCTCCATTCAGCTGTGAAAAACTTGTTTACTTCGTTTTCTGAGTGATTCAAATTGAGGCTTTGGCTTTGATCTTTTTTAAATACTCAGAGCAAGCCATGCTTTGCATTCTGTGTTTATGTAAGATGTAGCACAACACTCACGTCTCACataaaatacagatataaaaatTATGATGTAATGTTCAACATATTCTCAGTGATATcccatttttaagcaaaatcaGATAGCATGTAGGCACTGTGGGTTTTTTTCAGGTTAGAAATTTTTCACAGTCACAACTGCCCATTTCTTTATCGCAATGAGCTGTTGAGAATTATCTGCATTATTCAGGTCAATCTGACAATGTCACAGGTCATCATGGCTCTAGTGCAGACATGTCCCTGTGTTCACAGCATGTGTTTACTTTAAATCAGTCACAAGACTTATTGCAACCAGTTTCCCCAATCAAAACTCATTCTGGTATATAAGGGACAAATCTGAAATGTTGGTTTCCAGTCACTTCACCATGCGGGGgtttctcctctgctgcctTGTGGCCCTGGCCAGTAAGTTTTTATTGATTCatccatatttatttatattttaattctaCAAGCTTATCACAATCCAAACTTCtaatcttttaatttcagtttaagAGGTTTTGCAAATTACTCATAATCCTggggttgaaaaaaaaattttttttatgtttctggtgcatttttaatgtattcCACCATTCAACATGTAAGATCCTTTCTAATATGGGTATTTAGAAATTATGAATAAttggtaaaaataaataataataataataataataataataataataataataataataatgatttaggtatgaatgacaaaaacaatagaGACTTGAAGAGGTCAGGGATCGACCTGTTTTTGTTGTAcgtatgtgtatttatgtggattttttttttctttttgggggGAAAGTTCAGTTTTTAACATATTATCCCTCAGATTGGTAGATCCATAAATAAACCAAATCaagtaaaaaatgtgttaatatatTTACAAAAGTTTATGTTTTACTTCTATTCTTTcagcatgtcaaagtgtccgTTATGGTGAgtctttttttatcttgctCAAAAGGGCACACTAATCTTTTTGAAATGCTTTCTATAAAGAAACAATTCAAATGACATTTCTATTTTGACAACACATTCCAGAGCTCGGCCTGAACCCTAAGAAAGCCTACGAGTACAAATATGAGGGAGTGGTGAACTTTGGACTCGGCATGCCAAACCTTGCTGAGTCTGGGGTAAAAATGATATGCAAGGTCAAGATCATCGGTGTGTCTGCACAAACATTCTCTCTTCAGGTAAGGGTAACAGTAAAGGATAGCAAAAACTTTACAGAGAATAAGTTAATTTTTATGTCAGATTCACAGTGTGTTACTTGtcattcatcatttattcatgtatcTGAGTGTatctgagtcatttttaaaaaatagctgTTGAAAGGTTGTACAGGCTTTTGAAGCCTCTAATCTCTAAACCACATTTACTTTAAAACTAAAAAGATTTCTTTGTGatcatgatgaaaataaattcattttttacaaCAGTTTGCAGACCAACAGCTATGTAACACTGTGTCCATCAAGCACAGTCATCCAACAGTacctttttgtcattttacaaCAATAAGCAGATGCTGCatacaaacatttgcatttacatacatacattgcAATTATAGTAGAGAGTAAGCTCAAACAACCCAATAGAATAGGACAGACAAATGCCAGCTGCTTTCCACTTCTGTTGGCTTACACATTTCACCTGTTTCATCTGACATTTAAGTAGAGAATGAGTGAGTTTTCTCTACAAGCACTTCACACATGAGCAAAAAGCTCATTTCATTCTCTGGATCAAAGGTTTCAGATCTGGCCTTCGAGGAGTTCAACGGCTTCCCGGGGAAAAATGGCTTTAATGCCTCCCCAAAGCTTACCCAGCGCATTGCTGACCAGCTAGTCAAACCCTTCATGTTTGACTATGCCAGTGGACACGTCGGTGACATCCACGCCTCTGCTGAGATTTCTGACACTGTTGTCAACATCGTGAGAGGAATACTGGGTTTCTTCCAAGTAACAGTCAAGACCACACAGAGAATCTATGAGCTTGAGGAGGTAAGAGTCAAGTCACCACTGACAATGAACTGCTGTATTTGGCACTGTCATCATTCATTCTATACagcataatattttttttgcaggCTAGCATCCATGGCAAGTGTCAGAGTAACTATGCtatagaacaaaacaaagaaacaaaggacATGACCATCACTCAGGTTGTTGATGTTGGTAACTGCAGGGAGAAAGCAGCAATCTACAGGGGAATGGCTACTGCTGTGCTTGACAAAGTATCCAAACAGGTCTGTTTATGCCACTACACATGCATCTGATTCTGCAATTATAAATTAAGCAGACCAAAGTCAGCTCTATTTTTTCTTGTGTCTTCCAATCCAGAGAGGGGAATCTATCATTTCAACTGTGAGATATGTTTATACAGTCAAACCAACAGCAGAAGGAGGTCTCATTACCAGAGCTCATGGCCTGGAGCAACAACACTTCAGTCCCTTCAATGTGAAGGGTGGCAGTTTCAAGATGCAAGCAATGTAAGACAAGAAAATATCTGCACATTGCACATATGTGTGCTCATTCACAGTCTCTGTCTGCAATACAAATTGACTGCTTTAAATAATTTCTCCTGCAGGAAGGAAATGGTGCTGCTCGGTGTGAGTGACACAGCCAGAGCTGTCACATTTGGGCCGATGGAAAGTAAAGGCAACATTATTTACAAGTTTGTCAATGCAGAGGCTAATGTCCCCATTATGATGCAGAACCTGGAAGACCCTGTACCAAAGGTAATAATGATACGTGCGTTACCAATAATGGTaacacaaaaaatgtgtaaatattacCAGAAAAATGCAGGAAGAActcattaaatgaaaataaagatggAAATAGGCACTTTTTTCAAAAGAtgtattctctctcttttcaggCTATTGAGTTGATCAAACATCTGGCTCAAGCTAATAGTTACCAAATTGACAGCGCAACAACGGAGGATACTATAAAGCTGTATCAACTCCTGAGAGTGACGCCTTATGAAGGATTAGAAATCATGTGGAGGCAGTTTGCTGAAAATGAAGAGCACAGGTAAGTATTTTATAATCATATGATGAGGAGGGAAGCTATTGAACCCATTTTTGTCCAACTGAATAATAAACCCTAAAGTTGTCATTCATTAAATTCTTTATCATACAAAGGACTAATATTAGATTTAGATaccaaatatgaaatatataattatCAGAAGTTTTGGAAGGCATTTTCATTTACCCCTGTTCTTGATCTTTCTGtaacaagagtctacagccatgctagtggctctgtgaggctgtacacAGTGATGCTTTGAGCCTACCATGactttaccatgttcaccatcttagtttagcttgttagcatgctaacatttgttaattagcatTAGACACAAATTACAAATTGCAAATTTCCCTGATGGGAATGTGattagttttacaggtatttgATCATTAATCAAGGGATAGGACcaattaaaattgtattttttcacCAACTCACCCAAGTTAATATAATTCATCTTGGGAACATGAATGAACATGAATGTCTATCCCAAATTTTTggtcaatccatccaataattgtaatatgaaAGCCATGTCATTCAAAACCACTAACTTTAATCTCATGGTGACACTAGAGAAAAGTCAGACTctggggatcaccaaagtcattaggattcatcatctgagAGCCATCAATGTCTATAGCAAAGTTAGATGGCAATCCATCCTGATTTTTGCTAaattatttcagtctggaccaaagtggtggaccaatcAATCGATATTACTATCCATAGAGCCATTTTTAGCTGCTAGCATAGCTAAAAATGGCACATTAGCAGCCTTGCCAAGTTTTTTGGGGGCCTTGAAATCGAACATGTTAACTTGCAATTTTTCAGTTCAGGAAATTCGGTAAAGGTCATACAGTGCAGAATTAGTAAAGTGTGGAGGCTGGGATGGTGGATGAATGTATACGTTTTGCCTGAAATGTGATCTTTCACCAATCCTAACCTAGAAAGTTATTTATTCAGAAGTtataagtacatttattcagcactgagaacacagagaacactgATTGAAAGTAAAAATCCTACAAAGATAACCGTTAACCAAGCTTTTCATTATAGTATTATAAGATGATGAACAAAATAGTCTAAGGCCATCTCTGAAATCTGACACTGATCCACTTCAACTGATTAAGTAATTGAAGAGTATCCTCCTCAATTAGTTCAGGGATGGATTCAGTCTGGCACGTTACCATTGATGAATGATTTATTATCATGTGAGGCATGATGACAGAGAGGTGAAGATTGAAAGACTGCTTTCTTTGCTCATTAAGATTAAGGCAGTCACTGACACCTTGTATTTCATATTGTACAAGTGCAATTAAAAGTGACATGTGACCTTGTCTTTCACATACATTTACCTTTTACTAATCTTTATCAGATTactacattttctcttttttcccatATCAGACGATGGTTTTTGGACATGATTGTTGAGGTCACTGATGCCAGAATCCTGAAGTTCCTGGAAATGAGGTTCCAGGCTGGAGATGTGTCTGCGAGTGAAGCGCTGGAAGCTGTTGTGCTGGCATTTAACCATCTCCAGGCTATTCCAGAGCTGGTTGAAATGGCTAAAGTGAGttaatgaaaaagaagaaatgataCCATGCACACTATATACAAAACCCTCTGTGCAGATAACGTCAaaatgtctttgtctctctttatcAGATGTTCCTGAACATGTCCTTTAGTAAATCCAAAATCTATCTGTGGAATACTGTGGTACTTTCCTATGGCTCTCTGGTGTACAAGCACTGTGCCTATTATACACCTTGTCCAGTAACTGCTGTTCAGGTAttcaaactaataaataaattaatttcctTCATTGAATATGTGCAACAGTTATTCCAAACTGAAACAACAGTACTAACCATACAGTCGTAAGGTATGTGGTAAGAGCTTCACTGTGTGAACCAACACTGAtagtttcttcttctcttagCTGGATAGTGATGTCTTCAAAATAACAGTTAGTAAAAACTGACTGCATATTTGTTCAACATCTGTATTTAGCCACTGCTGGACATGGCAATGGAGGGTCTGAGGAATAACAATGAGGCAGACATGGTTATTGCTCTGAGAGCTCTGGGGAATGCAGGACATCCAGGCAGCATTAAAACCATCATGCGCTTCCTCCCCGGAGTGGCTGCCACCCCTGTGGATCTCTCGCCTCGTGTGCTGAGTGCTGCTGTGCAGTCTATGAGACTCATCGCTGCCAGAGACCCTCACAGTGTAAGAACACCATATGACATACAGGAAGAATAGAGGATTTTTTAGATGCTTACTTATGATAGCTATATGCTAGGTatgtatataaaacatgttgatgGTAATTACATGACCCATTCAATCTTTTTAATAAGGGAACATTTGGAGAAATGATGCATTTACACAAAGCAGTGAGAGATTCTAAATTGTGAGTCATAGCTAATTTTCTTCATTGTGGCAAGTAAGAATAAATTTACacaatttacaattacaattttagACAATCATGTGAAAATTACATGTCTGATTCATGTGATTGCCACATAATCTTTACGTAACACCTGCTTTTGAAAGTTCATTGTTGTTCAGAAAATAATAGAGACTGTGCTGGAACAGAGCAGAAATTACCTCAGCAGTGGGTGGTTGAACGTTTCAGTGAGAGCCCGGGTTTTCTCGACTCCTTATCGTGGTATTACTTCTGCTTTCAGGTCCAAGACATCACCATGAGTCTGTTCCTGCAAAAGGACCTTCCCACTGAGATACGCATGTTGGCCTTCATGATCCTGTTTGATACTAAGCCTTCAATGGCTCTGGTGTCCACAATGACTGCACATCTGCAGGAGGAAAAAGACCTGCATGTTGTTAGTTTTGCATACTCCTATTTGAGAAGCTTTGCTAAATCCAGTACTCCAGATAATCACTTCCTGTAAGTATAATAATGCAGAAACAATAAGCTGGTTAGTGATGAATAATGTTTATGTTATatgatatttcatatttaacgGCTCTTAGtaactttcttttttgtggTTGCTGCAATAGCTCTACTGCCTGCAATGTAGCTGTGAAAATCCTGGCCCCTAAGTTTGGTCGTCTCAGCTATCACTACAGCAAAGCAATGCGCATGGACTGGTTTAATGGTATGTTCAAATACAGCAGGGCATCTAGGTGAACCagttccctgtttttttttttaattattatttaataatttactaTATTCCCGATCTAGATGATTTCCTAATTGGCACGGCAACAGAAGTTTTCATGCTAAGAAGTGCGACAAACATCTTTCCCACTGAAATCATGATGAAAGgaaaattttatttcattg
Encoded proteins:
- the vtg3 gene encoding vitellogenin 3, phosvitinless, whose protein sequence is MRGFLLCCLVALATCQSVRYELGLNPKKAYEYKYEGVVNFGLGMPNLAESGVKMICKVKIIGVSAQTFSLQVSDLAFEEFNGFPGKNGFNASPKLTQRIADQLVKPFMFDYASGHVGDIHASAEISDTVVNIVRGILGFFQVTVKTTQRIYELEEASIHGKCQSNYAIEQNKETKDMTITQVVDVGNCREKAAIYRGMATAVLDKVSKQRGESIISTVRYVYTVKPTAEGGLITRAHGLEQQHFSPFNVKGGSFKMQAMKEMVLLGVSDTARAVTFGPMESKGNIIYKFVNAEANVPIMMQNLEDPVPKAIELIKHLAQANSYQIDSATTEDTIKLYQLLRVTPYEGLEIMWRQFAENEEHRRWFLDMIVEVTDARILKFLEMRFQAGDVSASEALEAVVLAFNHLQAIPELVEMAKMFLNMSFSKSKIYLWNTVVLSYGSLVYKHCAYYTPCPVTAVQPLLDMAMEGLRNNNEADMVIALRALGNAGHPGSIKTIMRFLPGVAATPVDLSPRVLSAAVQSMRLIAARDPHSVQDITMSLFLQKDLPTEIRMLAFMILFDTKPSMALVSTMTAHLQEEKDLHVVSFAYSYLRSFAKSSTPDNHFLSTACNVAVKILAPKFGRLSYHYSKAMRMDWFNDDFLIGTATEVFMLRSATNIFPTEIMMKGKFYFIGRILQLLELGMRAEGIKELFGSGIPGFKGDLSFSDFQAIFSVLQNWEILPSDKPVLSAYTRASGQEWFFVDINKDLIQKIIKAVNPSAGKESPVWTAIENLQRGISWHKTKPFLIFEVRYFQATTLGLPLEISKYYETVNGITVNAKAAVNPPLTDRLGQLLTSEISLETDGFIGFTKDFWVFYGINTELFQCGSEFKSKTPIAIQWKFSAKINVREKKFELDFPPCQKEFELFSLSSNVYAVSRNIEEPALAKMTPMMPNAIDSNDEVVHKGPTVVRAESEEIQTPNTWHPRSKMCTESNIYGVGLCVESELRREYYHEEYPLYYFLGYTDVAVKVVPAQAIKAVEKIHFEVNAGLSRHPVGARQLLETLRRLSKEAIQRVRLSSDSSSSVRGSHHSHHENIMEGLDSPPEAAFNIKALALNGNQKPEGYDTAVYYTPEANTQNAQLIVSQVGEDTNWKMCVDTIVKGHAEAKAHVRWGAECQSYEMSMRAATAHLPGSKPTLKAKVHWTRIPEAMAEMGRRTESYIPGMAFLLGFYQQHEKNAKQEVSASVVAASADSIDVKIKFPEYTVYRQAIPFPLPPASFQEFQRDTRNTTIESFGHA